The genomic region GCTATACTGGACTTCGATGTTGACGCCTGCGTCCGCCATGCGGCGCGAGACCTTGCCTAGCTGTCCCGGCTGGCCTTGATGTAGCCGCTGCACCAGCACGTCGCGCTCCGCGACCACACGGATGCCCGCAGCTTCGAGTGCCTTGCGAGCCGCCGCCCCGTCCGTGAACAGGAAGTGAGCGACCCCGACGCCGTTCACGACGAAGACGCCCCCGCCCGCGACGCTCACGCCCGCGCGACCCAGCACCTCGCCCATCTCGGCCAGAGCGCCGGGGCGGTTCTCCAGCTCGATGGTCAGGTCCTTCACGAGCAGCCCTCCAGGCGGGTCATCAGAGCCGGGAGATCTTGTAGCCGGCCCAAATCCCGAGCACGCCGCCGACGCCGCCGAGTAGGACGGAGGAGAACGAGAGCCAACCGGCGCCCCACAACGAGGGGAGCCAGCTTCCAAGGGTCGATCCGACAACCATGCAGATCATGATCAGCGGTTTCGATCTCACGGTCGATCCTGCTCAGCCCCCTCGGTTCTCTCCATCGGTGCCAAGCCTGCGGAAGTGAAGCGGGTCCCGGAGATTCTGCAATTCCCGGTAATAGTAGAGCGGGGTCGGACGCTTCCCCCTGAATCTCAGCGCTTTCAAGAACTGGACCTCTTCCTCGGAAGCGCCGCCGCTAAGGGTCGCGTCCTCGAGGAACTCCTTGAGCCCCTGCTCCTCCTCGGAACGATGGCCGGGCTCTCGCTCGACAAATTCGACCCGGTGAGGGTCCCCCGACGCGAGCCGCCGGTTCAGGACCACTTCCATGGCGAAGCTGGCGAGCTCGATGTCCCAGGATTCAATCAAGGGCTCCAGGAAGGCAACGCAATTCTCGGCGGAGACGTTGAAAACGTCAGTGTCCAGGAATTCCAGGACGACAACGCGCATCTGCTCGTAGGAGCGATCGCTGAGCCGGGCCACCCGCTGGAGCCAGGCCTCGTTCCCCAATTCCTCCCTGGCGACCCGTTTCACCACGTCCAGCAGTTTCTGCGTGACGAGGCGCTCGAACTCGCCGAAAGGCTCCTTCTCGAAGATGCCGCGTAGTTGCTTTTCCTTGCTTGGGGGGCACTTCCGAAGAATGAGCTCGCGGACCAGGCGCAGCAAGGGCACCGGGGGATCTGCCAGGTGTCGCTTCAGCTCGTCCCTGCGCTGGATCTCGGCCAGCTTCGAGAGCTTCCCGCTCGTGATCTTCAGAAAGATCTCGATCTTCTCGTAGATATCGGTTCGATCCGGAGCGGGTGGGGATTTCTTCCGGGTCAGGAGCTGCGAGATGTAGGACTCCGTTACCTCGGCGGCGGCCGCCAGCTCCTTCTGCTCCAGCCCGAGCTCCACAAGCCGCTCGCCGATCACCGAGGATACGTCCATGAAGCCCCCCCTGATTAACTGTTAATGATTAATTATTTGATATGATCCCATCAATGACTTGACTAGTCAAGGTAAATCGAAGATGGACTCGATGGACAAAGGGAGTCTTCAGACGGGCTAAATCAGCTTGGATTTACTGGACGTACGAGGTTTCCAACTCCACGTTCCACAGGATCGCGGCACCGGTAGCGGTCTAAGGAGCCGCGGTCACACTGGAACCCGAAGCCACTCGAGCGCGGATTTCGAATCGCGGAAGACCGCCGCCTCCACGCCGACCCCCTCGCAATAGACGATTCCCATGCTGCACAGTCCAAAATGAACATCTCTGGCCGCCACAACGGCGCATCGCGCACCGATTCGCTCCCGATAGGGCCCCAACTGCTCCGCCACGAGACGGATTTCATGGGGGGCCCGCGTCTCCAGCGATTCCGACTTGGTCACGTCCACCAAGAGAGCTACTTGCTCGGGGCACTTCGGATCGGCGAGCCCCGCGACGAATTGGGCGATGATGTCCCCAGGTTCGTACCGACCCTCGAGAACCAATTTGAGGAGAGATCCCTCCAGCGCATATCTGACAGCCATTTCCAGTGACCCCCGATCGAGGTCCATGTAGCGACCAAGCCTCGTAATTGTATTACAGGCGGCACCAGGCGCCGATCTCATACCGGCCCACGATCACGCTGTCGTTGGCCACGGCTTCGTGAATCATCCGCGCGGCCAGGGTTTCCAGCCCGGCCTCGGCGGCCGTCGCGACGCGCGCCCGCTCCATCGCGGGCAGCATGGTCTCGACGAGGTCGGCGATCAGTGTCAGGCCCTCGGCGCCCTTCGCGCCGCCGCCGATGAATGCTTCCAGTCCCATCGTTGGTGCAGCGAGCCCGGCTGCGACGAACGTAGCGTGCAGTTTCTTCCCCATCCGCGTTTCGTTTCCGAGCACCCGGAGCGTCTCAAC from Candidatus Eisenbacteria bacterium harbors:
- a CDS encoding XRE family transcriptional regulator, whose protein sequence is MDVSSVIGERLVELGLEQKELAAAAEVTESYISQLLTRKKSPPAPDRTDIYEKIEIFLKITSGKLSKLAEIQRRDELKRHLADPPVPLLRLVRELILRKCPPSKEKQLRGIFEKEPFGEFERLVTQKLLDVVKRVAREELGNEAWLQRVARLSDRSYEQMRVVVLEFLDTDVFNVSAENCVAFLEPLIESWDIELASFAMEVVLNRRLASGDPHRVEFVEREPGHRSEEEQGLKEFLEDATLSGGASEEEVQFLKALRFRGKRPTPLYYYRELQNLRDPLHFRRLGTDGENRGG
- a CDS encoding amino acid-binding ACT domain-containing protein; translated protein: MKDLTIELENRPGALAEMGEVLGRAGVSVAGGGVFVVNGVGVAHFLFTDGAAARKALEAAGIRVVAERDVLVQRLHQGQPGQLGKVSRRMADAGVNIEVQYSDHDHQLILVVDDPAKGKAVSEAWTRERP